One Methanobrevibacter millerae genomic region harbors:
- a CDS encoding 4'-phosphopantetheinyl transferase family protein → MIKLAYCNVENLDLSKGYARVSPERQEKIDFYRFEKDKKLSCGAYLLLMKLLDDMDITKPHFKIGKYGKAYISNYENIYFNISHSSKMVACTISDREVGIDIENIDPTIDLNIAKNYFFNREYESIKNSKNPADEFFSYWVLKESYMKYTGLGFNLDLDRFEIEIDDEIKLKDDKNNLKFNLFDMKDYKLAVCSHYDVSDCFEYSAKELL, encoded by the coding sequence ATGATTAAATTAGCTTACTGCAATGTGGAGAATCTGGATTTAAGCAAGGGTTACGCCCGAGTTTCACCGGAAAGACAAGAAAAAATCGATTTTTACAGATTTGAAAAGGACAAGAAACTCAGCTGCGGCGCATACTTACTTTTAATGAAACTTCTGGATGATATGGATATCACCAAACCTCACTTCAAAATAGGAAAATACGGTAAGGCATACATATCCAACTATGAAAATATTTATTTTAATATAAGTCATTCAAGCAAAATGGTTGCATGCACAATTTCCGATAGGGAAGTTGGCATTGATATTGAAAATATTGACCCTACAATTGATTTAAACATAGCTAAAAATTACTTCTTCAACAGAGAATATGAAAGCATAAAAAATTCTAAAAATCCGGCAGACGAATTCTTCAGCTATTGGGTTTTAAAGGAAAGCTACATGAAATACACTGGACTTGGATTTAATCTGGACTTGGACCGCTTTGAAATAGAAATCGATGATGAAATAAAACTTAAAGACGATAAAAACAACCTTAAATTCAACTTGTTTGACATGAAAGACTATAAGCTGGCGGTATGTTCACACTATGATGTTAGCGATTGTTTTGAATATTCGGCCAAAGAATTGCTTTAA
- a CDS encoding PP2C family protein-serine/threonine phosphatase — MNSITLKPDLNELYALNELVLNELPEENLQVNLIVEEIFVNIVCYSKSEFITVNAEYIDSKLILEFIDNGIRFISFIIGIIGIWVSKKINFIHTPQKSKRKANKRLYKILFSILIILTAVLFIQSHMQMNIAIAIAELALVIIILYAYLTKPIESEVASIQISPISEKIMNIFLFATLIIAISGLLFSIFVAKSSFIDFEELVTISELMPFLMITDIIILLFFIPGMIVVKYVENTLINPIKSFSQIGEFVHENQKIETEGLLDIYSKYINENNEIGTLAQSYTDLINYNNNYIENIQEIEGEKERLNAEIDIATKIQAAALPTEAIITEDFTVDGYSRPAKEVGGDFFDYYPLDDDNLAIVIGDASGKGIPAAIVAMITQVMIKQMLKDNHNPSEVLYSLNNQLNENNPETMFITLWLGIYNRTTSKLTFSNAGHNPPLINENGEFKYLNMDTGIVLGIMEDFEYENEEITLTNGIVAYTDGITDANNKNNEMYGEERLLKFFNEFKSDEDPIVPLLNDINTFTEGNDQFDDMTLLYLKIKND, encoded by the coding sequence ATGAACTCAATAACATTAAAACCTGATTTGAACGAGCTATATGCTTTAAACGAACTTGTCTTAAATGAGCTTCCCGAAGAAAACCTTCAGGTCAATTTAATCGTGGAAGAGATATTCGTTAACATTGTATGCTATTCAAAATCAGAATTCATTACCGTTAATGCAGAATACATCGACTCAAAGCTAATACTGGAATTCATAGACAATGGAATTAGATTCATATCATTCATCATAGGAATAATAGGTATTTGGGTTTCCAAAAAGATTAATTTTATCCATACTCCTCAAAAATCCAAAAGAAAAGCAAACAAACGATTATATAAAATATTATTTTCCATCTTAATAATTCTCACGGCAGTTCTTTTTATCCAGTCCCACATGCAAATGAACATTGCGATAGCAATAGCGGAACTGGCACTTGTCATAATCATATTATATGCTTATCTGACAAAGCCTATCGAATCCGAAGTAGCTTCAATTCAAATCAGTCCGATATCTGAAAAAATCATGAACATATTCCTTTTTGCAACATTAATTATCGCAATATCCGGATTATTATTCTCAATCTTCGTAGCAAAAAGTTCATTCATAGATTTTGAGGAATTAGTTACCATTTCAGAACTTATGCCATTTTTAATGATTACTGACATCATAATCCTTTTGTTTTTCATACCCGGAATGATTGTTGTGAAATATGTTGAAAATACGCTAATCAACCCTATAAAATCATTTTCACAGATTGGAGAATTCGTGCATGAAAACCAGAAAATCGAAACGGAAGGACTGCTCGACATCTATTCAAAATATATTAATGAGAATAATGAAATCGGAACGCTCGCCCAGTCATACACTGATTTGATAAACTACAACAACAATTATATTGAAAACATCCAGGAAATTGAAGGTGAAAAGGAGCGTTTGAATGCGGAAATCGATATCGCAACCAAAATTCAGGCGGCCGCCCTTCCAACCGAAGCGATTATAACCGAGGATTTTACTGTTGACGGATATTCCCGTCCAGCAAAAGAGGTAGGAGGAGATTTCTTTGACTATTATCCATTGGACGATGATAATCTGGCCATTGTAATCGGTGACGCTTCAGGCAAGGGTATTCCGGCAGCAATCGTTGCAATGATTACTCAGGTCATGATTAAACAGATGCTTAAAGACAATCACAATCCTTCAGAAGTCCTATACTCATTAAACAATCAGCTGAATGAAAATAATCCCGAAACGATGTTCATTACATTATGGCTTGGAATCTATAACAGGACAACGAGCAAATTAACATTTTCCAATGCAGGACACAACCCCCCGTTAATCAATGAAAACGGTGAATTCAAATATTTGAATATGGATACAGGAATTGTTTTAGGAATTATGGAAGATTTCGAATACGAAAACGAAGAGATAACGTTAACAAATGGAATTGTCGCATACACTGACGGAATAACCGATGCAAACAATAAGAACAATGAAATGTACGGCGAAGAGAGACTTTTGAAGTTCTTCAATGAATTCAAAAGCGATGAAGACCCAATCGTGCCGTTATTGAATGACATCAACACTTTTACCGAAGGCAATGACCAGTTTGACGACATGACATTATTATATTTAAAGATCAAAAATGATTAA
- a CDS encoding STAS domain-containing protein yields the protein MKRDIMNISKNYNEKELTLTVEGRIDTITSKELEKEINDEIGNFDSLILDFTDLEYISSAGLRVLIATQKKLKADNIPFVIKNINDTINEIFRMSGFDKILKIE from the coding sequence ATGAAAAGAGATATCATGAACATTTCAAAAAATTATAATGAAAAAGAGTTGACATTAACTGTTGAAGGTCGCATTGATACAATCACTTCAAAGGAGTTGGAAAAAGAAATTAATGACGAAATCGGCAATTTTGACTCATTGATTTTGGATTTTACCGATTTGGAATACATTTCAAGTGCAGGACTTAGGGTGCTGATTGCAACCCAAAAGAAACTGAAAGCGGACAACATTCCTTTTGTCATTAAAAACATCAACGATACGATTAATGAAATATTCAGAATGTCAGGTTTTGATAAAATTTTAAAGATAGAATGA
- a CDS encoding flavin reductase family protein — MAKNIKKAIVQPLPVFMVGTYCEDGTPDVMNAAWAGQCGPENVAITFALNRQTLKNIENNKEFTVAYATKDTLEIADYFGLVSASKTPDKVERTGVTVKKAENVNAPIVEEFPITLECELMDMHQVVPDRCLVVGKVINAVVDDEFVDEEGNVDTEAIEFISYDGNTKNYRVLGDVAGKAFNAELLKSGRF, encoded by the coding sequence ATGGCAAAAAATATTAAAAAAGCAATTGTACAACCTTTGCCGGTCTTTATGGTCGGTACTTACTGTGAAGACGGAACTCCGGATGTTATGAACGCTGCATGGGCAGGCCAGTGCGGTCCTGAAAACGTTGCAATTACCTTTGCCCTGAACCGTCAGACTCTCAAAAACATTGAAAATAATAAGGAATTCACTGTAGCTTACGCAACCAAAGACACTTTGGAAATTGCAGATTACTTCGGTCTTGTTTCAGCTTCAAAAACTCCTGACAAGGTTGAAAGAACTGGCGTAACAGTTAAAAAAGCGGAAAATGTAAACGCTCCAATCGTTGAAGAGTTTCCAATCACTCTGGAATGCGAACTTATGGACATGCATCAGGTGGTTCCGGACAGGTGTCTTGTTGTCGGAAAGGTAATTAACGCTGTCGTTGATGACGAATTCGTCGATGAGGAAGGCAACGTTGACACTGAAGCTATTGAATTCATATCCTATGACGGAAACACTAAAAACTACAGGGTTTTAGGTGATGTTGCAGGAAAGGCATTCAATGCAGAATTATTGAAAAGCGGGAGGTTTTAA
- the xseA gene encoding exodeoxyribonuclease VII large subunit, producing the protein MDGEYITVSEITDYIVRLIGSDSNLKHVFIKGELSNVKLYRSGHLYFTLKDENSQIKGVMFGARHRLKFKPEDGMKVLIEGKIEVYKNYGTYQLYVSEISKDGIGDLHRKYEKLKEKLNKEGLFDPAHKKKIPNFPKRIGVVTAANGAAIRDIIITIKRRWPLCEVILFPSLVQGENAAQNIVYQIKRSENFDLDTLIVGRGGGSIEDLWSFNEEIVARAIYECRTPVISAVGHEIDFTIADFVADLRAATPTAAAEIAVPPYAEIRNGVDQLESRANLTINKKLDENKAKLEAIVSKRLFKNPREIYAPKEMMLDNIVNRLEHSSDSLIMKNNAKLDLIKNSKVFKNPQEIFAKQKESYLLQFSKLEILNPLNTLKRGYTLAKSDGKVISSSKQLKSGDVLEVEFMDGNVNTKVI; encoded by the coding sequence ATGGACGGGGAGTATATCACTGTATCTGAAATCACGGATTATATTGTTAGGCTCATCGGCAGTGATTCGAATTTAAAGCATGTCTTTATCAAGGGAGAGCTGTCTAATGTTAAATTATATAGAAGCGGGCATTTGTATTTCACTTTAAAGGATGAAAACAGCCAAATCAAGGGAGTGATGTTCGGCGCTCGCCATAGACTTAAATTCAAGCCCGAAGATGGTATGAAAGTACTAATCGAAGGAAAAATCGAGGTCTATAAGAATTATGGAACCTATCAGTTGTATGTAAGCGAGATTTCCAAAGACGGTATCGGTGATTTGCACAGGAAATACGAAAAATTAAAGGAAAAACTTAATAAAGAAGGTCTCTTTGACCCTGCACACAAAAAGAAAATTCCTAATTTTCCAAAAAGAATCGGCGTTGTAACTGCTGCAAACGGTGCAGCCATTAGAGACATCATAATAACCATTAAGAGACGCTGGCCATTGTGTGAAGTAATCCTTTTCCCTTCACTGGTTCAGGGAGAAAATGCGGCCCAAAACATTGTATATCAAATCAAAAGGTCTGAAAACTTTGATTTGGATACTCTGATTGTTGGAAGGGGAGGAGGAAGCATTGAGGATTTGTGGTCATTCAACGAGGAAATCGTTGCAAGAGCAATTTATGAATGCCGCACGCCTGTAATAAGTGCAGTAGGTCATGAAATCGATTTCACGATAGCTGATTTTGTCGCTGATTTGAGGGCGGCCACTCCGACAGCAGCAGCTGAGATTGCAGTTCCGCCTTATGCTGAAATCAGAAACGGCGTGGACCAGCTCGAGTCAAGGGCAAACCTTACCATCAACAAAAAACTTGATGAAAACAAGGCCAAACTGGAAGCCATTGTCTCAAAAAGACTGTTTAAAAATCCTCGCGAAATCTATGCTCCTAAGGAAATGATGCTTGACAATATTGTCAATCGCCTGGAGCATTCATCAGATTCATTGATTATGAAAAATAATGCAAAATTGGATTTGATTAAAAATTCAAAGGTATTTAAGAATCCACAAGAGATTTTTGCAAAGCAGAAAGAAAGCTATCTCTTGCAGTTCTCCAAACTGGAGATTTTAAATCCATTGAATACTTTAAAAAGAGGTTATACTTTAGCGAAAAGTGATGGAAAGGTTATTTCAAGTTCAAAGCAGTTGAAATCTGGTGACGTACTGGAAGTTGAATTTATGGATGGTAACGTTAATACGAAGGTGATTTAG
- a CDS encoding exodeoxyribonuclease VII small subunit, with protein sequence MENDSFEDNLKELEEIVAKLEKGDVPLDDAIEEFKKAMDLVKACDDKLKDAQDTIAKIVNDNGEIVDFDVE encoded by the coding sequence ATGGAAAATGATAGTTTTGAAGATAATTTAAAAGAATTGGAAGAAATCGTTGCAAAATTGGAAAAAGGTGACGTTCCATTGGATGATGCGATTGAAGAGTTTAAAAAAGCCATGGATTTGGTAAAAGCTTGTGACGATAAACTGAAAGACGCCCAGGATACCATAGCAAAAATAGTTAATGACAATGGTGAAATAGTCGATTTTGACGTTGAATAA
- a CDS encoding EamA family transporter, translating into MNNSVLGLFLPVLMVVLANTMYNVCTKSTPSEVNPFITLFFTYLVAAAVTLVLFFLFGNSSDITCEIANVNWTSIVLGISIVGLETGYILMYRAGWKVSNGSIVANICLAITLLFVGYILYKENINLKQILGIVVCMIGLILITN; encoded by the coding sequence ATGAACAATAGCGTTTTGGGTCTTTTCCTGCCTGTATTGATGGTCGTTTTGGCAAATACGATGTATAACGTCTGCACCAAATCAACGCCTTCAGAGGTAAATCCGTTCATTACGCTGTTTTTCACATATCTGGTTGCTGCGGCAGTTACTTTGGTATTGTTTTTCCTTTTCGGAAATTCAAGTGACATAACCTGTGAGATAGCTAACGTCAACTGGACTTCAATCGTTTTGGGAATTTCAATCGTTGGGCTTGAAACCGGCTATATACTGATGTATCGTGCGGGATGGAAAGTAAGCAACGGATCCATTGTTGCCAATATCTGCCTTGCGATTACGCTTCTTTTTGTCGGATACATCCTATATAAGGAGAATATTAATTTAAAGCAGATTTTAGGCATTGTTGTCTGCATGATAGGCCTAATCCTCATAACGAATTAA
- a CDS encoding beta-ribofuranosylaminobenzene 5'-phosphate synthase — MIIRTPARIHITLLDLNGSYGRIDGGIGFSLQNPQFILESTQTESGVTVEFDESITDEEAIEECNLKIRQAYEDICSHFDLDIGFNFKVHNAFSAHSGFGSGTQIALATAKLICETVGIEKGSVELSTIVGRGGTSGIGTYGFEDGGFIADGGHSLKEKATFLPSSASSASPPPLIGRYEFPQEWDVLVAIPPYGLSIHDGEEINLFQKFCPLPQREVEQLSHIVFMNMIPAMLEKDIEAFGKCIDEIHKRGFQKAELTLYDERMHNLMQHLRDNGAYGVGMSSFGPTIYSVVDDRNRESVLKATREFLGEDAPIFITKGQNSGYVIEK; from the coding sequence ATGATAATCAGAACACCTGCTAGAATACACATAACCTTATTGGATTTAAATGGTTCTTATGGTAGAATTGACGGGGGAATAGGATTTTCCTTGCAAAACCCTCAGTTTATTTTAGAAAGCACTCAAACTGAAAGCGGAGTTACCGTTGAATTTGATGAAAGCATTACTGATGAAGAAGCTATTGAAGAATGTAACCTGAAAATTAGACAGGCTTATGAAGACATCTGCAGTCATTTCGATTTGGATATTGGATTCAACTTTAAGGTTCACAACGCCTTTTCAGCACATTCAGGTTTCGGATCCGGAACTCAGATTGCCCTTGCAACGGCTAAGTTAATCTGTGAAACTGTCGGAATCGAAAAGGGATCAGTTGAACTGTCCACAATCGTTGGAAGGGGAGGAACCTCAGGTATTGGAACTTACGGCTTTGAAGACGGAGGATTCATAGCTGACGGAGGACACAGTTTAAAGGAAAAGGCAACATTCCTGCCTTCTTCAGCATCAAGTGCATCTCCACCGCCACTTATTGGAAGATATGAGTTTCCACAGGAATGGGATGTGCTGGTAGCCATTCCACCATACGGACTTTCAATTCACGACGGTGAAGAGATTAATTTATTCCAGAAATTCTGTCCGCTTCCGCAAAGGGAAGTCGAACAGCTCTCACACATCGTTTTCATGAATATGATTCCTGCAATGCTTGAAAAGGATATTGAAGCTTTCGGCAAATGCATTGATGAAATTCACAAAAGAGGTTTCCAGAAGGCTGAATTAACGTTATACGATGAAAGGATGCATAATCTGATGCAGCATTTGCGCGATAACGGTGCATACGGTGTTGGTATGAGTTCATTCGGACCTACAATTTATTCCGTTGTAGATGATAGAAACCGTGAAAGCGTCTTAAAAGCAACCAGGGAATTTTTGGGCGAAGACGCTCCAATATTTATAACTAAAGGTCAAAACAGTGGTTATGTAATAGAAAAATAA
- a CDS encoding PD-(D/E)XK nuclease family protein encodes MSKSKINTYIKCPREFKYRYIDEIEVPPNEYMALGSDVHLIAEKYAEIYGDNPQENPRYFLDLISEQLNIGVDDIDVHLESLSDFFKLALIEKDFKIFSQEEYLTNETHNFTGITDLILENSSGELIVIDYKTGSSSSFSKCRLELGYYKMLVESAYDRDVIGAGIFFTKDNKLRVLYFEDEENKRKFMHSKELEEGIDTLYKVREKVNAGKFPKNRQYICRFCTYEEICYKDFD; translated from the coding sequence ATGTCAAAATCGAAAATAAACACTTATATCAAATGTCCTAGGGAATTCAAATACCGTTATATCGACGAGATTGAAGTCCCTCCAAACGAATACATGGCACTGGGAAGCGACGTTCATCTAATAGCTGAAAAGTACGCCGAAATATACGGGGACAACCCTCAGGAAAATCCGAGATACTTCCTTGATTTGATATCCGAGCAGCTGAACATCGGCGTTGATGACATTGACGTTCATCTTGAAAGCCTGTCTGACTTTTTTAAGCTGGCGCTGATTGAAAAGGACTTTAAGATTTTCAGCCAGGAGGAATACCTTACAAATGAAACCCATAACTTTACGGGCATTACCGATTTGATTTTGGAAAATTCCTCAGGAGAACTGATAGTAATAGACTACAAGACAGGTTCCTCATCCTCGTTCAGCAAGTGCCGCCTGGAGCTTGGATACTACAAGATGCTTGTTGAAAGCGCCTATGACCGTGACGTCATCGGTGCAGGAATATTTTTCACAAAGGACAATAAGCTGAGAGTTTTGTACTTTGAAGACGAGGAAAACAAAAGGAAATTCATGCACTCAAAAGAGCTAGAAGAGGGAATAGATACATTATATAAAGTAAGAGAGAAAGTAAATGCCGGAAAATTCCCGAAAAACAGACAGTACATTTGCAGATTCTGCACTTACGAAGAAATCTGCTATAAGGATTTTGATTAA
- the mtnA gene encoding S-methyl-5-thioribose-1-phosphate isomerase codes for MRTMEWEDNRLKLIDQTKLPDELTYVYCENYHEVIVAIRDMIVRGAPAIGVAAGFGMALAYLDGEDLDKAADEIKAARPTAINLFWAVDRVLGSDNPLDEALKMYQEDIDTNMAIGKYGAEVIDDGDTVLTHCNAGALACVDYGTALGVFRAARDAGKSINVICDETRPRGQGASLSVWEMQQENIPVKLIPDVASGFLMSQGKIDKVVIGADRIAKGGVVNKIGSFMVAMAAKQHDVPFYVAAPLSTFDFDASIFDTVIEERDGDEVRYYGGARICPEGTEVINPAFDITPSEFITGIITENGIIDPI; via the coding sequence ATGAGAACTATGGAATGGGAAGACAATAGATTGAAATTAATAGACCAGACGAAACTTCCGGATGAATTGACTTACGTTTACTGCGAAAATTATCATGAGGTCATTGTGGCAATCCGAGACATGATTGTTCGTGGCGCTCCGGCAATCGGTGTTGCCGCAGGATTTGGAATGGCTCTTGCCTATCTGGATGGCGAGGATTTGGATAAGGCAGCCGATGAAATCAAGGCCGCAAGACCAACGGCCATCAATCTCTTCTGGGCAGTTGACAGGGTATTGGGTAGCGATAATCCCCTTGACGAAGCCCTGAAGATGTATCAGGAAGACATCGATACCAACATGGCAATCGGAAAGTACGGCGCTGAGGTAATCGATGACGGCGATACGGTATTGACACACTGCAATGCTGGAGCTCTTGCATGTGTTGATTACGGAACCGCCCTTGGAGTATTCAGGGCAGCCCGTGATGCAGGAAAAAGCATTAACGTAATATGTGATGAAACAAGGCCAAGAGGCCAGGGTGCCAGCTTGAGCGTTTGGGAAATGCAGCAGGAAAACATTCCGGTCAAACTGATTCCGGATGTCGCTTCAGGATTTCTGATGTCTCAGGGAAAAATCGACAAGGTCGTAATCGGCGCAGACAGGATTGCAAAAGGCGGTGTCGTCAACAAGATTGGTTCATTCATGGTTGCGATGGCAGCAAAACAGCATGACGTTCCATTCTATGTGGCAGCTCCCCTATCAACCTTTGATTTTGACGCATCAATCTTTGATACGGTTATAGAAGAGCGTGATGGCGATGAGGTAAGGTATTATGGTGGTGCCAGGATCTGTCCTGAAGGCACTGAAGTAATCAATCCGGCTTTCGACATCACTCCTAGCGAATTCATTACCGGTATCATTACTGAAAACGGCATTATTGATCCTATTTAA